The genomic region GGAGCGACCTCGCCACCGGCCTGGAGCTGCCCGACGCGCGCAGCGCCCAGGTGCACGTCCGCGAGCTGGGCCGCCGGATCACGCACCTGTCCCGGCTCACCTGGCGCCGGGTCGAGGACCGCCTGGCCCGTCCGCGCAGCGTCGGCGCCCGGCGCCCGGCCCTGACGCCGCTGGCGCCCGGCGTCGCGCTCTCGGGGGCGGAGGTCGTGCTGGACGGCCGGGCGCGGCCCGCCGACGACCCGGTGCTGCTGCTGCGGGCCGCGACCGTCGCCGCGGAGCGGGACGCCGTCCTGGCCCCGCCGACCGCTGCCCGGCTGGCCCGCGAGAGCGCGCCGCTGCCGGACCCGTGGCCCGACGAGGCACGGCACCTGCTGGTCCGGCTGCTGGCCTCGGGGCCGGGGCTGCTGCCGGTCTGGGAGACCCTCGAGGAGACCGGCGCCACCCGGCTGCTGCTGCCCGAGTGGGAGCGGATCCGGCTGCTGCCGCACGCGTCGGTGATCCACCGGTTCACCGTCGACCGGCACGTCGTCGAGACCTGCATCGAGGCCGGCTCGCTGATCCGCGACGTGGCCCGTCCCGACGTGCTGATGGTCGCCGCTCTGCTCCACGACATCGGCAAGGGCAGCCTCACCGAGCACAGCGTGGCCGGCGAGCCGATCGCGCGGCGGGTCGCCGCCCGGATGGGCTTCGACGCCGAGGCGGTCGACCTGGTGGCCCGGCTGGTCCGCTGGCACCTGCTGCTCTCGGAGACCGCGACCACGCGGGACCCCGACGACCCCGCCACCGTGGACCTGGTCGCCTCGCGGGTCGGCAGCCCCGAGGCGCTGGCACTGCTCGCGGCGCTGACCCAGGCCGACGCGCGGGCGACCTCGCCGCAGGCCTGGTCGTCGTGGCGGGCCGGCCTGGTCGGCGACCTGGTCCGCCGGGTCCGGGCCGCCCTGGACAGCGGCGAGCCGGCGCCACCGGTCGTCGCCGAGGAGCTGCCCGTGCCGACCCAGGCCCGCCGTGGCGGGCTCGCCCTGGACGTCGAGCCGGTCGCGGACGGGGCCCGGGTGACGGCGCTCGCCCCGGACCGGGTCGGCCTGCTGGCCGACCTCGCCGCGACCTACGCGCTGATGCGGCTCCCGGTCCGGGCGGCCCGGGCCTGGTCCCAGGACCAGTACGGCGTCTCGGTGTGGGAGCTCGGCGCCGCCGTGGACCCGGCCGTGGTGCGGCAGCGCTACGACGCGATCCTGGCCGGCCGGCTGGATCCCGCGGCCCGGCTGGCCCCGGCCGACGCCCGCACCCTCGCCCCCAGCGTGGCGGTCCGGCCGGGGGCCTCGACCCAGGCGACGGTCCTCGAGGTCCGCACCGCCGACCGGCCCGGGGTGGTCTACCTGGTCTGCGCCGCGCTGGCCCGCCTCGACGTCGCGGTGCGCTCCGCGCACGTCGACACCCTCGGGCCGCAGGCCGTGGACGTGTTCTACCTCCAGGAGTCGGGCGCGGGCGCCCTCTCCGACCACCGGGCCGCCGACGCCGCCCACGCCGTCCGCGCCGCGCTCTCCGGCGCGGACGGCTGAGCGGCCCTCAGCAGCACCTCAGCAGCACCTTGAGGACGCGTGGTGCTCGCGTACGTCGGCCCGGTGTCGCTCGTAGGCCCGGCGGCTCATCGGCTCCCGCCCGTCCTCCCGGCACCGGTCGACGTACTCCTCCCAGCGGGCCTCGCCGCTGATCTGGTGCAGGTACCACCGCACGCCGGCGACGGCCCGGGCCACGGGTCCCGGCACGCTCGTCGCGCTCATCGGCGGCCTCCGGTCGTGAGCCGCTGGGACTCCTCCCACTCGCGGACCGCCGCCTTCTCCTCGGCGGTGGCGAAGAAGTCGGCGGGTGCCACGATCCGGGACGGTGTGGGCGGCACCTCGGTGGTCGGCAGGCCGCCCGCCCGGATCGCGCGCACCCACACCACGGCGGCGTTCGCGACGACCACGATCACCAGCAGGGCGAAGACCAGCTGGAGGACGCCGTTGAGGGTGGAGTTGCTGACCACCTGGTCCATCTGACCGGCGTCCGCGGCGGGCGGGAGCAGCTCGTCGGCGTCCCGGGCGTCGCGGTAGCGGTCGGCCTGCGCGAAGTACCCGATGGCGGGGTTGTCGGAGAAGACCTTCTGCCAGCTCGCGGTCATCGTGACGATGAGGTCCCAGACCAGTGGCACCCCGGGCACCCACACCCAGCGCAGCTTGCCGTGCTTGAGCAGCAGCGTGACGCACAGGCACAGGGCGATCGCGGCGAGCAGCTGGTTGGCGATGCCGAAGAGCGGGAAGAGCTGGTTGATCCCGCCCAGCGGATCGGTGACCCCGACGTAGAGCATGTAGCCCCAGGCCGCGACCACGACGGCACTGGCGCCCCAGGCGGCCGGGCGCCACGAGGTGTCGCCGAAGCGCGGCCACAGGTTGCCGATCGTGTCCTGGAGCATGAAGCGGCCCACCCGGGTGCCGGCGTCGACGGCGGTGAGGATGAACAGCGCCTCGAACATGATCGCGAAGTGGTACCAGAACGCCGCGAGCCCGCCGCCGAAGGCGGACTCGAAGATCTGGGAGATCCCGAACGCCAACGTCGGGGCCCCGCCGGTGCGCGAGACCAGCGTCTGCTCCTCGACCGCCGCCGCCGCGCTCGCGAGCTCGTCGGCGGTGACCGAGAAGCCCAGTCCGTTGACGTACTCCGCCGCGGAGGCGAAGGTCCCGCCGGTGGCGCCCGCGGGGCTGTTCATCGCGAAGTACATGCCCTGGTCGATGACGCAGGCGGCGATCAGCGCGCTGATCGCGACGAAGGACTCCATCAGCATGCCGCCGTAGCCGATCATCCGGACCTGGCTCTCCTTGGCGAGCATCTTCGGGGTGGTGCCCGAGGAGATCAGCGCGTGGAAGCCGGAGAGCGCGCCGCAGGCGATCGTGATGAACACGAACGGGAACAGCTTGCCGGCGAAGACCGGGCCGTCGCCGTCGGTGGCGAAGCTCGTCACCGCCTCCGCGGAGAGCGTCGGCTGGGCGATGAGCACCCCGACGGCCAGCAGCACGATCACGCCGACCTTCATGAACGTCGAGAGGTAGTCGCGCGGGGTCAGCAGCGTCCACACCGGCAGCACCGAGGCGATGAACCCGTAGATGACCAGGCAGAGGGTCAGGGTCTCGGGGGAGAGCGTCAGCGAGTCGCCCAGCGCGGTGCCGTCGACGTATCCGCCGCCGATGATCGCCAGCAGCAGCAGCACGACCCCGATCGCGGTCACCTCGAGCACCCGGCCGGGCCGCAGGAAGCGCAGGTAGACGCCCATGAACAGCGCGATCGGGATGGTCAGGCCGATCGAGAACACGCCCCACGGCGATTCGGCGAGCGCGTTGACCACGACCAGGGCGAGGACCGCGAGGATGATGATCATGATCGCGAAGACCGCGATCAGCGCGGCGGTGCCGCCGACCACGCCGATCTCCTCGCGCACCATCTGGCCCAGGCTCTTGCCGTCGCGGCGCATCGAGAAGAACAGCACCATCATGTCCTGGACCGCGCCGGCCAGGATGACGCCGACGATGATCCAGATCGTGCCGGGCAGGTAGCCCATCTGGGCGGCGAGCACCGGGCCCACGAGCGGGCCGGCGCCCGCGATCGCCGCGAAGTGGTGGCCGAAGAGCACCCGCCGGTCGGTGACCTCGAAGTCGACGCCGTCGCCGAGCCGCTCCGCGGGGGTGGCCCGGGTGTCGTCGACGCCGAGCACCCGCCGGGCGATGAACCGCGAGTAGAACCGGTAGGCGATCGCGTAGGAGCACAGGGCGGCGAACAGGATCCACAGCGCGGAGACCTCCTCGCCGCGGGAGAGCGCGAGCACCGCCCAGCAGACGGCGCCGACCAGGGCCACGACCGACCAGACGGCGATCGAGACCGCGCGCGGCCGCCCGCGCGAGGGCGCTGGTCCGGGACTTCCGGGAGTACGGGTGGTGGTCGCCATCGAGGTCCTCCTGGGCCGAGCGTCGCACCGGGCGTGCGGCGTACGTCACAGCATCGGCCGAGAGCGCCCGGCGCGCCAGGGTGCTCACGACGCGGGGGCGAGGGATGCGGCGCGGCGGCCGGTTAGGATTTGCTGGTCCACGCACGCACGACTCCACGAACGGACGCCACCTGTGTTCGCCACACTCTCCGACCGGCTCGCCGACACCTTCAAGAACCTCCGGGGCAAGGGCCGGCTCTCCGAGGCCGACATCGACGCCACGGCGCGCGAGATCCGCATCGCGCTGCTCGAGGCCGACGTCGCGCTGCCGGTGGTCAAGGAGTTCGTGGCCGCGGTCAAGGACCGCGCCCGCGGCGAGGAGGTCAGCGGGGCCCTCAACCCGGCCCAGCAGGTCGTCAAGATCGTCAACGAGGAGCTCGTCGGGATCCTCGGCGGCGAGACCCGGCGGCTGCGCTACGCCAAGTCCGGGCCGACCGTCATCATGCTCGCGGGCCTCCAGGGCGCCGGCAAGACCACGCTGGCGGCCAAGCTCGCGCTGTGGCTCAAGGACCAGGGCAAGAGCCCGATGCTGGTGGCCGCGGACCTCCAGCGCCCCAACGCTGTCAACCAGCTCCAGGTCAACGGCGAGCGGGTCGGCGTCCCGGTCTTCGCGCCGCAGCCCGGCAACGGCGTCGGCGACCCGGTCGGGGTCGCACGGGAGTCGATCGAGGAGGCCAAGCGCAAGCTGTACGACGTGGTCATCGTCGACACCGCCGGCCGGCTCGGCGTCGACGCCGAGCTGATGAAGCAGGCCTCGGACATCCGCGACGCCGTCCAGCCCGACGAGGTCCTCTTCGTCGTGGACGCGATGATCGGCCAGGACGCGGTCTCGACCGCGCAGGCGTTCCTCGACGGGGTCGGGTACGACGGCGTCGTCCTGACCAAGCTCGACGGTGACGCCCGCGGTGGCGCCGCCCTGTCGATCGCCTCGCTCACCGGCCGTCCGGTCATGTTCGCCTCCAACGGCGAGAAGATGACCGACTTCGACCTGTTCCACCCCGACCGGATGGCCTCGCGGATCCTGGACATGGGCGACATGCTCAGCCTGATCGAGCAGGCCGAGAAGGCCTTCGACCAGGAGGAGGCCCTCAAGGCCGCCCAGAAGCTCAGCGGCCAGGGCGGCGAGTTCACCCTCGACGACTTCCTGCAGCAGATGCAGCAGATCCGCAAGCTCGGGTCGATGAAGAAGGTCATGGGGATGCTGCCCGGGATGGGCCAGTTCCGCGAGCAGCTCGACCAGTTCGACGAGCGCGAGATCGATCGCATCGAGGCGATCATCCGCTCGATGACGCCGGCCGAGCGCGACAACCCCAAGCTGATCGACGGGTCCCGCCGCGCCCGCATCGCCCGGGGATCCGGCCGCCAGGTCTCCGACGTCAACCAGCTCGTGGACCGGTTCTTCGAGGCCCGCAAGATGATGATGCAGATGGCCCGCGGCGGCGGAATGCCCGGCATGCCGGGGATGCCCGGGATGCCGGGGCTGGGCGGCGGGCCCGGCAAGAAGGGCAAGGCCAAGCAGCAGGCCAAGAAGGGCAAGAAGCGGGTCTCGGGCAACCCCGCGAAGGCCGCCCAGGCGAAGTCGGCCCAGGCTGGGTCGAAGGCGGAGCCCGCCAACCCCTTCGCCACGCCGGGCGCGGACCTCGACTACGAGCAGGCCGCCGCGGCGCTGAACCTGCCCAAGGACTTCTCCAAGTTCCTCAAGTGAGCCCGCTCGTCCCTGCCTCGGGGCGGCGGGCGTGAGCACGACGCTGGTCGTCGACGGGGCCAACGTCGTCGGCAGCCGCCCCGACGGCTGGTGGAAGGACCGGGCCGGCGCGGCCCGGCGCCTGCACGAGCAGCTGCTGGTCGCCGACGTCCCGTACGACGTCGTGGTGCTGGTGCTGGAGGGTGCGGCCAAGGGCGGCGCCCGGCCGGGCCGGGACGCCCACGTGGTGACCGTGCACGCCAAGGCCGACGGCGACGCGACGATCGTGGCCGAGACCCGGGCCGCGATCGCGCGCGGCGAGCGGGTGGCCGTGGTGACCGCCGACCGGATGCTCCAGGCCCGGGTCCAGGGGGCCGGCGCGGTGGCGCTCGGGCCGTCCTGGCTGCTCGACCAGCTCTGAGCGGCCCGGGGTCGGCTCAGGTGGCGGCGAGCCGGGCCGTGCCGAGCGCGACGGCACCCAGCGCCTCGGCCTGGTCGCCGAGCTGCCCGGGCAGCACCTGCACCGCGGTGGCGGTGTCGGGCTGGGCGTAGCGGGTGACGGCCTCGCGCACGCCGGCCACCAGGGCGGGGGAGGACCCGAGCGAGCCACCGACCACGACGGCCTGCGGGTTGAGGCTGTTGCACAGGTCCGCGAGCGCCCGCCCGATGGTGCGGCCCGCGTCGCCGAGCACCCGGCGCACCCCCGAGTCGCCCTCGCGGTCCAGGCGCAGCACCCCCGCCACGTCGAGCTCCTCGTCGTACGCCGGCCGCAGCAGCCGCAGCAGCCGCGGCGCGGCCACCCGGGTCTCCAGGCAGCCCCGGTTGCCGCACCGGCACACCTCGCCGTCCTCGGCGACCTGGACGTGGCCGATCTCCCCGGCGCTCCCGGTCGCCCCGCGGTGCAGCCGGCCGCCGAGCACGATCCCGGAGCCGAGCCCGCCGGCCAGCTTGATGTAGACGACGTCGGTGAGGCCGCGGGCGGCGCCGCGGTGCAGCTCCGCGAGCGCCCCGAGGTTGGCGTCGTTGTCGGCCACCGTCGGCACCCCGAGCCGCCGGGTCAGCTCCTGGGCCGGGGCCAGCCCGCGCCAGCCCGGCAGGATCCCGCCCCGCACGGTCCCGGACCGCCGGTCGACCGGGGCCGGCACGCACATCCCCGCCACCAGCAGCCGGTGCTCCGGACCGGCGGTGCGGTCGGACCCGGCCAGCGTGCGGCGTACCAGGTCGGCGGCGACGTCGAGCGAGCCGCGGCCGCTGGCGTCGACGTCGACCTCGGCGTGCTGCTGGGCGAGGACCCGCCCGGAGCGGTCGGCCAGCACGGCGCGGACGTGGTGGTGGCCGACGTCGACCCCGGCGACCAGCCCGGGCGGGGTGGCCAGGGCGACCAGGACCGGCGGCCGGCCGCTGCCGCCCTTGTGCGGGGTCCCGCGGGCGGCACTCTCGGCGAGGTGTCCGGACGCGAGCAGCTCGGCGACCAGCCCGGAGACCGTGGAGCGCGACAGCCCGGTTCCGCGGCAGATGTCGGCCCGGCTCTGGGGACCGCCGACGAGCAGGGCCAGCACCGCGCGCCGGTTCGCCGCGCGGACCCGGTCCAGCGGGCCCGCTCGGGCGGGCCGCGGGGCCGCGACCCGGGGCATCCCCGAGAGCGGCCCGGGAGGCGTGCCGGGTGCCATGGTCGGACCGTAGTTATGTGCGGGCTGCGGAGTAAATAGGCCGCCGGGGCGCGCCGGTTGCGCATTGACCCCGGCAGAACCCCGGCCGAGGGTGACAGCGGGACGGCTGGCCGTTCCGCGCCGGCCACCCGGCCCGCGCAGCCTGATCCTGGCCAAGGAGGTCCAGATGATCCTGCTTCCCAGCTCGCGCGGCCGGCGGCTCGCCGGCGTCGCGCTCACCGCCGCGCTGGTCGCGGCCCCCGCCGCCGCGCCACCGGGCGCGACCGCGCTCGAGCGCGGCGCGGACGCCGCCGCCCAGACCGGCCCGCGCTACCGCGACGCCTCCCTTCCGACCGCCGCCCGCGTCGCCGACCTGCTCGGCCGGATGACCCTCGCCGAGAAGGTCGGCCAGATGACCCAGGCCGAGCGCGCCGACGTGACGGCCGACCCGTCGCTGATCACCGAGTACGGCCTGGGCAGCGTGCTGTCCGGCGGCGGCTCGGTGCCCGCGAACAACACCGCGGAGGGCTGGGCCGACATGGTCGACACCTTCCAGCGGGCCGCCCTCGACACCCGCCTGGGGATCCCGCTGCTCTACGGCGTGGACGCCGTGCACGGGCACGCCAACCTGCAGGGGGCCACCGTCTTCCCGCACAACATCGGTCTCGGTGCCACCCGGAACGCCCGGCTGGTGGAGCGGATCGCCCACATCACCGCCGCCGAGACCCGGGCCAGCGGCCCGCAGTGGAACTTCGCGCCCTGCGTCTGCGTGGCCCGCGACGACCGGTGGGGCCGGACCTATGAGTCCTTCGGCGAGCACCCGCGCCTGGCCACCGTGCTCGGCGCCGCCGCGGTCCGCGGGCTCCAGGGCCCGCGCGGCCAGCTGGACCGCCCCGACCGGGTGCTGGCGACGGCCAAGCACTACGCCGGGGACGGGCTGACGACGTTCGGCACCGGCGAGGGCGACTACACCATCGACCAGGGCATCACCCAGACCAGCCGCGAGGAGTTCGACGAGCTCGCCCTCGCGCCGTACCGCGCCGTGGTCCGCGGCCGGGACGCGGCCGGGTCGGTGATGCCGTCCTTCTCCAGCGTCGACTGGACCGAGGACGGGCTCGGCAACCCGGTCAAGATGCACGCCCACGAGGAGCTGCTCACCGACGTGCTGCGCGGTGACCTCGGCTTCGAGGGGTTCGTGATCTCCGACTGGCGCGCGATCCACCAGATCCCCGGTGACCTCGCGACCCAGGTCGCGACCTCGGTCAACGCCGGCGTGGACATGTTCATGGAGCCCGCCTCCGGCACCGACCCCGCCTGGCGCGAGTTCGTCCCGACGCTGATCGGGCTGGTCGAGGCCGGCACCGTCAGCCAGGGCCGCATCGACGAGGCGGTCTCCCGGATCCTCACCGCCAAGTTCGAGCTCGGGCTGTTCGAGCGGCCGTTCACCGACCGGCGCAACCTCGACGAGATCGGCAGCCGTGGGCACCGGGCGGTGGCCCGCCAGGCCGTCGCCGAGTCCCAGGTGCTGCTGCGCAACCGGGAGCGGACCCTGCCGCTGGGCGGCCGCCACCACGGCAGGCCCGGCAAGCACTTCAAGCCCGGCAAGCACGGCAAGCACGTCAAGCACGGGCGTCGCGGTCACCGCCACGGCGCGCGGCCGGTGTACGTCGCGGGCAGCAACGCCGACAACATCGGCAACCAGGCCGGCGGCTGGACGCTCACCTGGCAGGGCGGCTCGACCAACGTGATCCCCGGGGACACGATCCTGGACGGGATCCGGGGGGCCTCCCGCGCGCGGGTGACCTTCAGCGAGACCGCGACCGCGCGGGTCCCGCGTGGCGCCGACGGGGTCGTGGTCGTCGGGGAGACGCCGTACGCCGAGGGCTTCGGCGACGTCGGCGGACCGCGCTGGGGCTATGACCCCGGGGACAACGGGGTGCTGCGGCCGCCGCAGACGATGGAGCTCACCGACGCCGACGAGGCGGCGGTGCGCACGGTGTGCGCCCAGGCCCGCAGCTGCACGGTCGTGGTCGTGTCCGGCCGGCCGATGGCCCTGGCGCCCGACCTGCTGCGCCGGGTGGACGCGCTGGTCGCGTCCTGGCTGCCGGGCAGCGAGGGCAGGGGCGTCGCGGACGTGCTCTTCGGGCGCCGCCCGTTCACCGGCCGGCTGCCGGTCAGCTGGCCGCGGACGGTCGACCAGGAGCCGGTCAACATCGGCGACGAGGACTACGACCCGCTGTACCGCTACGGCTTCGGGCTGACCACCCGGCGCCAGCACCGCTGAGGAACGCCGTCGTGGCCCGGGCGCGATAACGTCCGGGCCATGACGGCGCTCAGGTTTCCCGGAGTCGTGCTGCCCGAGGGCGAGCACCGTGACGTGTTCGTG from Nocardioides pantholopis harbors:
- a CDS encoding ROK family protein, which codes for MAPGTPPGPLSGMPRVAAPRPARAGPLDRVRAANRRAVLALLVGGPQSRADICRGTGLSRSTVSGLVAELLASGHLAESAARGTPHKGGSGRPPVLVALATPPGLVAGVDVGHHHVRAVLADRSGRVLAQQHAEVDVDASGRGSLDVAADLVRRTLAGSDRTAGPEHRLLVAGMCVPAPVDRRSGTVRGGILPGWRGLAPAQELTRRLGVPTVADNDANLGALAELHRGAARGLTDVVYIKLAGGLGSGIVLGGRLHRGATGSAGEIGHVQVAEDGEVCRCGNRGCLETRVAAPRLLRLLRPAYDEELDVAGVLRLDREGDSGVRRVLGDAGRTIGRALADLCNSLNPQAVVVGGSLGSSPALVAGVREAVTRYAQPDTATAVQVLPGQLGDQAEALGAVALGTARLAAT
- a CDS encoding NYN domain-containing protein; the encoded protein is MSTTLVVDGANVVGSRPDGWWKDRAGAARRLHEQLLVADVPYDVVVLVLEGAAKGGARPGRDAHVVTVHAKADGDATIVAETRAAIARGERVAVVTADRMLQARVQGAGAVALGPSWLLDQL
- a CDS encoding [protein-PII] uridylyltransferase, encoding MSAEERQHRTAEADRLCAAAYDGCAGPESGAALVAVGGYGRGELAPRSDLDVLLVGDEGVELGQVAERLWYPLWDSGAQVDHAVRSLPQVLAAAEQDLRVALGLLDVRHLAGDPGLTLRLRATVLAHWRRTALERLPDLHEMVRARHRRVGELAHLSVPDLKEAGGGLRDATTLKALVATWLVDVPHVELEKSRLALLDVRDLLHEAAGRGTDRIAPELWSDLATGLELPDARSAQVHVRELGRRITHLSRLTWRRVEDRLARPRSVGARRPALTPLAPGVALSGAEVVLDGRARPADDPVLLLRAATVAAERDAVLAPPTAARLARESAPLPDPWPDEARHLLVRLLASGPGLLPVWETLEETGATRLLLPEWERIRLLPHASVIHRFTVDRHVVETCIEAGSLIRDVARPDVLMVAALLHDIGKGSLTEHSVAGEPIARRVAARMGFDAEAVDLVARLVRWHLLLSETATTRDPDDPATVDLVASRVGSPEALALLAALTQADARATSPQAWSSWRAGLVGDLVRRVRAALDSGEPAPPVVAEELPVPTQARRGGLALDVEPVADGARVTALAPDRVGLLADLAATYALMRLPVRAARAWSQDQYGVSVWELGAAVDPAVVRQRYDAILAGRLDPAARLAPADARTLAPSVAVRPGASTQATVLEVRTADRPGVVYLVCAALARLDVAVRSAHVDTLGPQAVDVFYLQESGAGALSDHRAADAAHAVRAALSGADG
- a CDS encoding YbdD/YjiX family protein, with translation MSATSVPGPVARAVAGVRWYLHQISGEARWEEYVDRCREDGREPMSRRAYERHRADVREHHASSRCC
- the ffh gene encoding signal recognition particle protein: MFATLSDRLADTFKNLRGKGRLSEADIDATAREIRIALLEADVALPVVKEFVAAVKDRARGEEVSGALNPAQQVVKIVNEELVGILGGETRRLRYAKSGPTVIMLAGLQGAGKTTLAAKLALWLKDQGKSPMLVAADLQRPNAVNQLQVNGERVGVPVFAPQPGNGVGDPVGVARESIEEAKRKLYDVVIVDTAGRLGVDAELMKQASDIRDAVQPDEVLFVVDAMIGQDAVSTAQAFLDGVGYDGVVLTKLDGDARGGAALSIASLTGRPVMFASNGEKMTDFDLFHPDRMASRILDMGDMLSLIEQAEKAFDQEEALKAAQKLSGQGGEFTLDDFLQQMQQIRKLGSMKKVMGMLPGMGQFREQLDQFDEREIDRIEAIIRSMTPAERDNPKLIDGSRRARIARGSGRQVSDVNQLVDRFFEARKMMMQMARGGGMPGMPGMPGMPGLGGGPGKKGKAKQQAKKGKKRVSGNPAKAAQAKSAQAGSKAEPANPFATPGADLDYEQAAAALNLPKDFSKFLK
- a CDS encoding glycoside hydrolase family 3 protein, translated to MILLPSSRGRRLAGVALTAALVAAPAAAPPGATALERGADAAAQTGPRYRDASLPTAARVADLLGRMTLAEKVGQMTQAERADVTADPSLITEYGLGSVLSGGGSVPANNTAEGWADMVDTFQRAALDTRLGIPLLYGVDAVHGHANLQGATVFPHNIGLGATRNARLVERIAHITAAETRASGPQWNFAPCVCVARDDRWGRTYESFGEHPRLATVLGAAAVRGLQGPRGQLDRPDRVLATAKHYAGDGLTTFGTGEGDYTIDQGITQTSREEFDELALAPYRAVVRGRDAAGSVMPSFSSVDWTEDGLGNPVKMHAHEELLTDVLRGDLGFEGFVISDWRAIHQIPGDLATQVATSVNAGVDMFMEPASGTDPAWREFVPTLIGLVEAGTVSQGRIDEAVSRILTAKFELGLFERPFTDRRNLDEIGSRGHRAVARQAVAESQVLLRNRERTLPLGGRHHGRPGKHFKPGKHGKHVKHGRRGHRHGARPVYVAGSNADNIGNQAGGWTLTWQGGSTNVIPGDTILDGIRGASRARVTFSETATARVPRGADGVVVVGETPYAEGFGDVGGPRWGYDPGDNGVLRPPQTMELTDADEAAVRTVCAQARSCTVVVVSGRPMALAPDLLRRVDALVASWLPGSEGRGVADVLFGRRPFTGRLPVSWPRTVDQEPVNIGDEDYDPLYRYGFGLTTRRQHR
- a CDS encoding carbon starvation CstA family protein, which translates into the protein MATTTRTPGSPGPAPSRGRPRAVSIAVWSVVALVGAVCWAVLALSRGEEVSALWILFAALCSYAIAYRFYSRFIARRVLGVDDTRATPAERLGDGVDFEVTDRRVLFGHHFAAIAGAGPLVGPVLAAQMGYLPGTIWIIVGVILAGAVQDMMVLFFSMRRDGKSLGQMVREEIGVVGGTAALIAVFAIMIIILAVLALVVVNALAESPWGVFSIGLTIPIALFMGVYLRFLRPGRVLEVTAIGVVLLLLAIIGGGYVDGTALGDSLTLSPETLTLCLVIYGFIASVLPVWTLLTPRDYLSTFMKVGVIVLLAVGVLIAQPTLSAEAVTSFATDGDGPVFAGKLFPFVFITIACGALSGFHALISSGTTPKMLAKESQVRMIGYGGMLMESFVAISALIAACVIDQGMYFAMNSPAGATGGTFASAAEYVNGLGFSVTADELASAAAAVEEQTLVSRTGGAPTLAFGISQIFESAFGGGLAAFWYHFAIMFEALFILTAVDAGTRVGRFMLQDTIGNLWPRFGDTSWRPAAWGASAVVVAAWGYMLYVGVTDPLGGINQLFPLFGIANQLLAAIALCLCVTLLLKHGKLRWVWVPGVPLVWDLIVTMTASWQKVFSDNPAIGYFAQADRYRDARDADELLPPAADAGQMDQVVSNSTLNGVLQLVFALLVIVVVANAAVVWVRAIRAGGLPTTEVPPTPSRIVAPADFFATAEEKAAVREWEESQRLTTGGRR